The Horticoccus luteus DNA window CATGACGAGGAAGTCGCTTCCGGCAATGCCGTATCCGGCCGCGCCAACTCGGCTCCGGGATATGCCAAGGGAAACTGGCCGTGTTTTGTTAGTCGATGTGTTTTCGGGCATGGTGGAGGTAGCCGCGCAGGGCGGCGGCATGGCGGACCCAGTTGGTTGGAGTGCCGAAGCAGCATGCCCGCCGCCGCGAAAATACGCCGCACCGATAGATTCCCCGATCGATCAGATGATGCAACGCGCCGGAGTATTCGATGCGCAACCTTCGAACCATGCATGACTCGACTCACAGGCCGGATCGCTCTCAAACAGAAAACCAACAAAACACGGCCAGTCCCCTCTTCGCTCGGCGCCGTGGGCCGCAGCTCGGCCACCCTCGATCCAAGGGTCCTCGTAGGCAACTGGTCGATCGTAGAGCTTATCGAAATACGCGCCGATCTTCCCTGACGCCCAAGAGACAGCGTATGCCGTGGCCCCAGCAATCATTCCATTCTTGAAGGCATCGCCGAGAGAACCGCCGTTCTGTACAGTCCCTGAGAACGCTGAAGCGGATGAATAGCCCACAAAGTAGGCCGCGTTACTGCCGATGGCCCGCCTACGGCGGCAAACTCGGCAGCCACGAACGCTTGAACAGAACCTCGCGTGCCGCCCTGACCCGACGGGATATTGGAAAGTGTGGAGCCATACGGTTGGGCCGATTGTGCAGGTTATTGCGGCGTTCTATGGGTATCCTTACGTGTCGGCGGGGGGCGGGTATTCGACGGGCGAAGGTGAGCGGGTTGTTGTTGACGTAGCTGTAGCGGTTGAAGCTCTGACAGTCCTCCCTGTCGTCCACGACCGGGTCCGCGCTGAGGAACCTGCCCAGCGTAGGGTCATAGACCCGGCCGTTCATGTGGATTGCCAGCTCCGGCGGGTTCGTAGCGCGCGCACCGTAGGAGCAGGACGCGGTTGCCGGCAGCGGAAGCGGGAAGCCCGGCGCGGGTTTCGCCGACGTTGGGAGGCGCCCGGGCGTGAGATGGCGGCGAGCGCGCGAGGGATCGACCAAGTCAAGGAACGGGAAGCGCCGCCAGACGCGCAGCATTGGCGTTTACCGTGTGTTTTCCCTTCGATGAGGGTGAGACTAGGGCTCGCGAGTCCGGCCGCGTCGTGCGCTCGGCGAGCGGCTCCGAGCCGCCAATGCAAAACGCCGCCGCTGGCACGCCCGCAAACGGCGTTCCACCAGCCGGTAAAAAGGAAGCGGCGTCAGCGAATTTCCACCAGCCGCGTGCCCTGCCCCAGGTGCGCCAAGATCTGCGGCACGCGCGGGATGAACCAGGCCCGCAGCGCCGCGTTGGACGTGTTGCCCACGCGCAACCACACGACACACGGCCCGGTTTCGGTCGCCTGCACCCGCAGCGCAAAGTCCTCGTCCTTGGTCACGCTTACACAACCGCTGGCCTCGGCGTGCCGTCAGATCGCGCCGTCGACGGCCCCGCGCAGTCCGATCTCGCGCACCGCTTGCGCCTCGCAACCGGCTTCGGCGAGCCAGCGCGCAAGCGCCGGAGGCAACTGGGCATCGACCAAAAACGTCACCGGCTGGCCACGAGCACGGGGTGATCGAGCTGGGCGGCGGCGTATTCCAGGCTCGCCTTGATGTCGTCCGCTTCAAGGTCGGGATAGTCCGCGAGGATGTCCGCTTCGGGCACACCGGCCGCAACGAGGTCGAGCACGTCTTTCACCCGGATGCGCATCCCGCGGATGCACGGGCGTCCGCCGCACTGGTTCGGATTGAAGGTGATGCGCTCCATATAATTCATGCCGGCATGTTAGGCGCGGATCCCGCCTTCCGCAAGACTCGTGTCTGGCGGCGCGAGCCGGGTGCGTCCGGGTCTGGACTTCCTTCAACTTGCGGATCGAGACCTGCGCGTAAATCTGCGTCGTCTGCAAGCACGCGTGCCCGAACTGCTCCTGGACGTGGCGGATGTCGGCGCCGTGCTCCAGCATGAGCGTCGCGCAGGTGTGGCGGAACAGGTGGCCACTGCCGGACTTGCCCACGCCGGAGCGCGTGACGCAGCCGGTGACGGGCGGCTGCATGGCTGATCCGCGGGTGTTTGAGTGCCGAAGCAGCATGCGCGCCGCAGCGAAAATGAATCACGCCGAGGGATTCCCGATCGGTCAGACGGTGCAACGCGCTGGAGTATTCGATGCGCAATCTTCGAACTGTGCATAACTCGACTCATAGGCCGGATCGCTCTCAAATAGAAAACCAACAAAGCACGGCCGGTCCCCCTTGGCTCGACCCCCGTATGTGTTACCTATCGCTCCGGTCACAGTGTCACCTATCACTCCGGATCGAACCTGCTCCCGACCCGCGTTATGGAGAATTAGGCACAAACCTTACTCCGTTCTCTCGTATTTCAACTACAATATCGCTGGTACCCAACGCTTTTTTTTGGTCCATTATGTCCGAACTTCCGACGACAACTCGATGCTGTCCAAATTCAAATATGTATCGTTTAGCTCTCGGAGCAAACCATTGCCTCACAAGCTTAGCGTGAGACGAAAGCGTCACCGTCATTTGCTTGTTTTCATCCTGTATAATCGTCACACTGACAGCTTTATCCGTCTCATTCGAGATCACGACCGATTTGCTTAATGCTATAATTTTTCCACAGCCAATAGTCAACGTCACTATTAAGACACACGTAATTACGGCAGGAAAGCGACCGAGGTAAATTCTATTCTTTTTCATGAAAGAAACTATACGTTGCGGGCCCAGTAACCTTAACCAGAGTCCCGCCTAACGTCGATACCGAATGAACGCCATCATCATATATATTAACGAGGCCCACCGATTCCTTGACTGCTACCTTCCGCTCGTAAACCGTCTCCTTCCCTGACTCGTATAGTACTATTCTGACATCAGGCCGGAGTGGCGATTCTGTCACCTTGACTGTTAAGACATAATGCCCTCCGTCCCAATTTGCATGTAAAGCCCATCCACGTGGCAAGTTCAAAACGGCCTTATCAACTATCCATGATGGGGCCGATGATGTAATCACGATTCGCCTATCACTATTCTTAGCATTCCAAAACAGAAAACCCATGGCTATAGCAATTACGGAGACTATTAATACCATGATTAAAATCGATTCTTTACGTTTCATATTTGACGCATTTTATATACTTCCTCATAGCGCCCACCGCCTACAGGTTTTATCATGATCGGATCCTCGGCTCTCTTCAGTAAATAAATGCTCCTATATGCCTTAAAAGTCTCGGTTCCAACATTTATCGTATGCACGGGATTCGCGCGAAAGGAAAATGGCTCACCTCGTTCGGTAATTGTTTGATAATACGTGCGCTTCACCTCCACGAGTTGGTCGTAGCGAGAAAAACCGCTTCGTATCATAAGGAGGTTGCCCACGCCTTCCATTAATTTATCAATGATTGAAAATACTCTGGCCAGTCTCCCTAGATTTCTGGCGGCTGCAAGCTGCTCTAGTGTTTCTAATGTGGCTCCTGTGACCTCGTCCGGCATCTTCTCGATTCTC harbors:
- a CDS encoding RHS repeat domain-containing protein gives rise to the protein MLRVWRRFPFLDLVDPSRARRHLTPGRLPTSAKPAPGFPLPLPATASCSYGARATNPPELAIHMNGRVYDPTLGRFLSADPVVDDREDCQSFNRYSYVNNNPLTFARRIPAPRRHVRIPIERRNNLHNRPNRMAPHFPISRRVRAAREVLFKRSWLPSLPP
- a CDS encoding DUF433 domain-containing protein, with the protein product MNYMERITFNPNQCGGRPCIRGMRIRVKDVLDLVAAGVPEADILADYPDLEADDIKASLEYAAAQLDHPVLVASR